In Sulfurisphaera javensis, a single genomic region encodes these proteins:
- a CDS encoding DUF4352 domain-containing protein, producing the protein MNTKLIIGIVAVVIVVILIIAGMSVSKPSTAPVSTTSPVSSTTQSSVTSTTQPLTTTSVTPSSPFLVKVINVTNAQAVAEEDGYQTKAYLVVYLNITYLGSGTITLHTSNFDLYTTEGIYSSCEFEPPGISGYLENGVTLQHGNYIVGGIAFLVPSSAVPQRLVYTSLLGQTYFNISLPKPNSYISYITTVSCQSTDSLVLVSSSSPLANIEGFNGQAFNITLEIQNGHFSTPVTIEGISLSPQFKYTVDTNYKGVVINPGDTYYLTITIYFPNESYYGPLTITVDVS; encoded by the coding sequence ATGAATACTAAACTAATAATCGGGATTGTAGCAGTAGTAATAGTAGTTATATTAATAATAGCCGGAATGTCAGTCTCAAAGCCTTCCACAGCTCCAGTATCAACTACGTCACCCGTCTCTTCAACTACTCAATCTTCAGTTACTTCAACTACTCAGCCTTTAACAACTACTTCTGTAACGCCATCAAGTCCCTTCTTAGTTAAAGTTATTAATGTAACTAATGCACAAGCTGTGGCTGAAGAAGATGGCTATCAAACTAAGGCTTATCTTGTTGTTTATCTAAATATAACATATCTAGGAAGCGGAACTATTACTTTACATACAAGCAATTTCGATCTATATACAACAGAAGGAATTTATTCTTCATGTGAGTTTGAACCACCGGGAATTAGTGGGTATTTAGAGAATGGAGTAACTCTTCAGCATGGTAATTATATAGTTGGTGGCATTGCATTTTTAGTTCCTAGCAGTGCTGTGCCACAGAGATTAGTTTATACTTCATTACTTGGACAAACATATTTTAATATCTCTTTACCTAAGCCAAATAGTTATATATCTTATATTACTACCGTAAGTTGTCAATCTACAGATAGTTTAGTCTTAGTATCTTCAAGCTCTCCATTAGCAAACATTGAAGGATTTAATGGACAAGCGTTTAACATAACTCTTGAGATACAGAATGGTCATTTCTCTACTCCAGTAACTATAGAAGGTATATCGCTTTCTCCACAGTTTAAGTATACAGTGGATACAAATTACAAAGGAGTTGTAATTAATCCAGGGGATACATACTATTTGACAATAACTATCTATTTTCCTAATGAAAGTTACTATGGCCCATTAACTATAACCGTTGATGTAAGTTAA